In a single window of the Streptomyces sp. HUAS ZL42 genome:
- a CDS encoding 3-keto-5-aminohexanoate cleavage protein has protein sequence MVQVCLNGRRGSTDGALVPLTPKALAESAAEAVAAGATDVHVHPRTPCGRDTVSPRVVAATLEAIRARVPVPVGVTTGAWAEPDPAARLSRVRAWTVLPDHASVNWHEPGAEELAAVLIDLGVGVEAGIWSGTDGAGRFAVSPLGPRVLRVLAEVTDTDPRTAEDSARRLLTDLGSAHGRPLLLHGEDGGAWPVLRLAGRLGLATRMGLEDTLVLPDGERAVSNAQLVTEGLDRYARARRSS, from the coding sequence ATGGTGCAGGTCTGTCTCAACGGGCGCCGAGGGTCCACCGATGGTGCGCTGGTACCGCTGACGCCGAAAGCGCTGGCCGAGTCCGCGGCCGAGGCGGTCGCGGCCGGGGCCACGGACGTCCACGTCCACCCCAGGACTCCCTGCGGACGGGACACGGTGTCGCCGCGTGTGGTGGCGGCGACGCTCGAGGCGATACGGGCGCGCGTGCCGGTGCCGGTCGGCGTGACCACCGGCGCATGGGCCGAACCGGATCCGGCGGCCCGCCTCTCACGCGTCCGCGCCTGGACGGTCCTGCCCGACCACGCCTCGGTCAACTGGCACGAGCCCGGCGCGGAGGAGCTCGCGGCCGTTCTGATCGACCTGGGTGTGGGGGTGGAGGCGGGCATCTGGTCGGGCACGGACGGGGCGGGGCGGTTCGCGGTCTCGCCGCTCGGACCCAGGGTGCTGCGGGTTCTCGCCGAGGTCACCGACACCGACCCGCGGACGGCCGAGGACTCCGCGCGCAGGCTTCTGACCGACCTGGGATCCGCCCACGGCCGCCCGCTGCTGCTGCACGGCGAGGACGGCGGCGCCTGGCCGGTGCTGCGACTGGCGGGGCGGCTGGGGCTCGCGACCCGGATGGGCCTGGAGGACACGCTGGTCCTGCCGGACGGGGAACGGGCCGTGTCCAACGCCCAGTTGGTGACGGAGGGACTGGACCGGTACGCGAGGGCCCGGCGCTCGTCGTAG
- a CDS encoding RNA ligase (ATP), protein MSTLRVTAELLTVHEHPNADALELAQVGLYRAVVAKGAYRTGDAAVYIPEQSVLPDELIEELGLTGRLAGSRSDRVKAVRLRGELSQGIVCRPKALADVDLLRAAAEGTDFAERLGITKWVPPIPPTMSGEVEPAPDLLPWVDIENIQRYPGIFTPGEAVVLTEKLHGSACLLTYLADTGRVYVSSKGFGAKSLALKEDPRNLYWRAVRGHGVAEAAARLAERLGARRVGIFGEVYGAGVQDLTYGADGRRDTLGYAVFDVSADVDGQVRWLDAAGLLDGELPLVPRLFEGPYGIDRVLGIASGRETVSGRGLHLREGVVIRPVGERYSAVTGSRAIAKAVSPAYLTRKGGTEFE, encoded by the coding sequence ATGTCGACGCTGCGAGTCACCGCCGAACTGCTGACCGTCCACGAGCATCCGAACGCCGACGCCCTCGAACTGGCCCAGGTGGGCCTGTACCGGGCCGTCGTCGCCAAGGGTGCGTACCGCACCGGTGACGCCGCCGTGTACATCCCCGAGCAGTCCGTGCTGCCGGACGAGCTGATCGAGGAACTGGGGCTGACCGGGCGACTGGCGGGCAGCAGGTCCGACCGGGTCAAGGCGGTGCGGCTGCGCGGTGAGCTGTCCCAGGGCATCGTGTGCCGGCCGAAGGCGCTGGCGGACGTCGACCTGCTGCGGGCGGCGGCCGAGGGAACCGACTTCGCGGAGCGGCTGGGCATCACCAAGTGGGTGCCGCCGATCCCGCCCACGATGAGCGGCGAGGTCGAGCCGGCGCCCGATCTGCTGCCCTGGGTCGACATCGAGAACATCCAGCGCTACCCGGGGATTTTCACACCGGGCGAGGCTGTGGTCCTGACCGAGAAACTGCACGGCTCGGCGTGCCTGCTGACGTATCTCGCCGACACGGGCCGGGTGTACGTGTCCTCCAAGGGGTTCGGGGCGAAGTCCCTGGCGCTGAAGGAGGATCCGCGCAATCTCTACTGGCGGGCGGTGCGGGGGCACGGCGTCGCCGAGGCGGCGGCGCGGCTGGCCGAGCGGCTGGGGGCGCGCCGGGTGGGGATCTTCGGCGAGGTGTACGGGGCGGGGGTGCAGGACCTCACGTACGGGGCGGACGGGCGGCGGGACACGCTGGGGTATGCGGTGTTCGACGTGTCCGCGGATGTCGACGGGCAGGTGCGGTGGCTGGATGCGGCGGGGCTGCTGGACGGTGAACTGCCTCTGGTGCCACGGCTGTTCGAAGGGCCTTACGGCATCGACCGGGTGCTGGGGATCGCGAGCGGGCGGGAGACGGTGTCCGGGCGGGGGCTGCATCTGCGGGAGGGTGTGGTGATACGACCGGTCGGCGAGCGCTACAGCGCGGTGACCGGGAGTCGGGCGATCGCGAAGGCGGTGAGCCCGGCGTATCTGACGCGCAAGGGGGGCACGGAGTTCGAGTGA
- a CDS encoding penicillin acylase family protein yields the protein MPRRTPRNVLDRLRTPRTFPGFLKTASICVLIAGLLTPLSQAAVAAEATAANDYCGGQCSDILPPGENGNATLAQILLNQAFGTQPDHAEDQLGPYANLAKGYSTLTNATINSFFNDASFGVASDQVASTKKPAGRSDVTIVRDKKTGVPHITGTTRYGTEFGAGYAAAEDRLWLMDVFRHVGRGQLTSFAGGAAGNQGLEQQFWRNAPYTEADLQAQIDNAVASNGARGQQALADAGAYIAGINAYIDASDSGRYFPGEYVLTGHKDSITNAGTIDHFKLTDLVALGSVIGALFGSGGGGEVNNAISLLTAQEKYGVAKGTEVWESFRERNDPEAVVTVHNGESFPYASRPADPQGEALPDAGTVVEEPLVYDRTGSAATTSATTASATAAATTLSSAKRGMSNALVVSGKYTASGHPIAVFGPQTGYFAPQLLMLQEIQGPGISARGASFAGLSMYVELGRGQDYSWSATTSGQDIIDTYAVELCQDDYHYLYHGTCTAMDKVEQKNSWTPTTADGTPAGSYTMRVWRTKYGPVEYRATVGGKKVAYTTLRSSYLHEADSIIGFQMLNDPDYVKGPQDFQSAAQHINYTFNWFYADSTHTAYYNSGNNPVRASGVDAEFPVWAQAAYEWRNWNPTTNTADYTAASAHPNSIDQDYYVSWNNKQAKDYTTAPWGDGSVHRGNLLQDRVKKLVAAGGVTRASLVKAMADAALADLRAEDVLPDLLKVVNSSTVTDSTAAAAVSKLQTWLSAGGKRTETSAGSKAYANADAIRLLDAWWPLLVKAEFQPGLGSDLYTAFTNNLPVDESPSAGHGPTGAHAGSSFQYGWWSYVDKDIRAVLGESVQGPLADEYCGGGSLTACRDILISTLKEAAGKTAAQVYPGDDQCSAGDQWCADSIVQRTLGGIKHGKISWQNRPTFQQVVEFTSHR from the coding sequence ATGCCACGGCGCACCCCACGCAACGTTCTCGACAGACTGAGAACTCCCCGCACCTTTCCCGGGTTCCTGAAGACCGCGTCCATATGCGTCCTGATTGCCGGTCTTTTGACCCCTCTTTCCCAAGCGGCCGTAGCCGCCGAGGCCACGGCCGCGAACGACTACTGCGGCGGCCAGTGTTCCGACATCCTGCCGCCGGGTGAGAACGGCAACGCCACCCTCGCCCAGATCCTCCTCAACCAGGCCTTCGGCACCCAGCCGGACCACGCGGAGGACCAGCTCGGCCCGTACGCCAACCTGGCCAAGGGCTACTCCACCCTCACCAACGCCACGATCAACTCGTTCTTCAACGACGCGTCGTTCGGGGTCGCTTCCGATCAAGTCGCCTCCACGAAGAAGCCTGCGGGCCGCAGCGACGTGACGATCGTCCGCGACAAGAAGACGGGTGTGCCGCACATCACCGGTACCACTCGATACGGGACGGAGTTCGGCGCCGGTTATGCCGCGGCTGAGGACCGGCTGTGGCTGATGGACGTGTTCCGTCATGTCGGACGCGGTCAGCTCACCTCCTTCGCGGGCGGCGCGGCCGGCAACCAGGGCCTTGAACAGCAGTTCTGGCGCAACGCGCCGTACACCGAGGCCGATCTGCAGGCCCAGATCGACAACGCCGTGGCGAGCAACGGCGCGCGCGGCCAGCAGGCGCTCGCCGACGCGGGCGCCTACATCGCGGGCATCAACGCCTACATCGACGCCTCCGACAGCGGCCGTTACTTCCCCGGCGAATACGTACTGACCGGCCACAAGGACTCGATCACCAACGCCGGAACCATCGACCACTTCAAGCTCACCGACCTGGTAGCGCTGGGCTCCGTGATCGGCGCCCTGTTCGGCTCCGGAGGCGGCGGCGAGGTCAACAACGCGATCTCACTGCTGACCGCCCAGGAGAAGTACGGCGTGGCGAAGGGCACCGAGGTCTGGGAGTCCTTCCGCGAGCGCAACGACCCCGAGGCCGTCGTCACCGTCCACAACGGCGAGAGCTTCCCGTACGCGAGCAGGCCCGCCGACCCGCAGGGCGAGGCCCTGCCCGACGCCGGCACGGTCGTCGAGGAACCGCTCGTCTACGACCGTACGGGCAGCGCGGCGACCACCTCCGCGACGACCGCCTCCGCCACGGCGGCCGCGACCACCCTCAGCTCCGCCAAGCGCGGCATGTCCAACGCCCTCGTGGTGAGCGGCAAGTACACCGCGAGCGGCCACCCGATCGCCGTCTTCGGCCCGCAGACCGGCTACTTCGCCCCGCAGCTGCTCATGCTGCAGGAGATCCAGGGCCCCGGCATCAGCGCCCGCGGCGCCTCCTTCGCGGGTCTGAGCATGTACGTCGAACTCGGTCGCGGCCAGGACTACTCGTGGAGCGCGACGACCTCCGGCCAGGACATCATCGACACCTACGCCGTCGAACTGTGCCAGGACGACTACCACTACCTGTACCACGGCACCTGCACGGCCATGGACAAGGTCGAGCAGAAGAACTCCTGGACGCCGACGACGGCCGACGGGACGCCCGCGGGCTCGTACACGATGCGGGTCTGGCGCACGAAGTACGGTCCCGTGGAGTACCGCGCGACCGTCGGCGGCAAGAAGGTCGCCTACACCACCCTGCGCTCCTCCTACCTGCACGAGGCCGACTCGATCATCGGCTTCCAGATGCTCAACGACCCCGACTACGTCAAGGGTCCGCAGGACTTCCAGAGCGCGGCGCAGCACATCAACTACACCTTCAACTGGTTCTACGCCGACTCCACGCACACCGCGTACTACAACAGCGGCAACAACCCGGTGCGCGCGAGCGGCGTCGACGCCGAGTTCCCGGTGTGGGCGCAGGCGGCGTACGAGTGGAGGAACTGGAACCCGACGACCAACACGGCCGACTACACGGCGGCCTCCGCCCACCCCAACTCCATCGACCAGGACTACTACGTCTCCTGGAACAACAAGCAGGCCAAGGACTACACGACGGCCCCCTGGGGCGACGGGTCGGTGCACCGCGGCAACCTGCTCCAGGACCGGGTGAAGAAACTGGTCGCGGCCGGCGGCGTCACCCGGGCGTCGCTGGTCAAGGCGATGGCGGACGCGGCACTGGCCGACCTGCGGGCCGAGGACGTGCTGCCCGACCTGCTGAAGGTCGTCAACAGCTCCACGGTGACCGACTCCACGGCCGCCGCGGCGGTGAGCAAGCTCCAGACGTGGCTGTCGGCCGGTGGCAAGCGGACGGAGACCTCCGCCGGTTCGAAGGCGTACGCCAACGCCGACGCGATCCGTCTTCTGGACGCCTGGTGGCCGCTGCTGGTGAAGGCCGAGTTCCAACCCGGACTCGGATCCGACCTGTACACCGCCTTCACCAACAACCTGCCGGTCGACGAGTCGCCGTCGGCGGGCCACGGCCCGACCGGGGCGCACGCCGGAAGCTCCTTCCAGTACGGCTGGTGGAGCTACGTCGACAAGGACATCCGGGCGGTGCTCGGTGAGTCCGTACAGGGACCGCTCGCCGACGAGTACTGCGGCGGCGGCAGCCTCACCGCCTGCCGGGACATCCTGATCAGCACGCTGAAGGAGGCCGCCGGCAAGACCGCCGCCCAGGTCTACCCCGGCGACGACCAGTGCTCGGCCGGCGACCAGTGGTGCGCCGACTCGATCGTCCAGCGCACCCTCGGCGGCATCAAGCACGGCAAGATCAGCTGGCAGAACCGGCCCACCTTCCAGCAGGTGGTGGAGTTCACCTCGCACCGGTGA